TTCCAATGCCTTTAGTCACCCGGTTAATCCGGTGATTTTCAATCCAGATGAAGCAGCCCGACGGGAATGGATTGAGCGGGGTATTGATGCGTTTGTAATCGAGCGATCGCCCGTTGTGATCGATCGCTATAACTGCCTGATTGCCAACCTGCTGGGACGAGAAAATGTCCTCTTTTTGAAGTATGAGGATATGGTACTCAACTATCAGGAATGGCTAGCAAAGTTCCTATCAGTTTTTATTGCACCAGAGCCAAATATCCCAACTGAAACACAGCCCAAAGGACTGCTGGCGCTGCTAGAAAAGCTGCCGCTGGTTCAACGAGAAGGGCGATCGCCTGCTTGACTGACAAAACTAAGAAGCTGGAATACGGCTGAGGACAGTGAATTCACGCTTTAGGGAGTCATCGTGTTGTCGCCTTGATGCGATGGCAGGTTGAGGGTCAGGTGAACAGGAGAGGAACTGATAAACGTGAATCTTCCACTGGTGAGTGATAGCCAGCCGAATCCAATTCCAGCCCAGCTTGAGATAACTCATGCCGCGCTTCCAGTGAGCATCGACTTGGCGACGCTTGCCGGATGCGACCACTTGCACCCCTTGGAGAACTAAGAACAGCATCGTCAAGGCGATTACCCCACACAACTGGGAAAGGGCAACCTTGTCTCTGAGTCTGGAGGCTTCGAGATTAAACCCGTTGGACTTCAAATCCAAAAACGACTCCTCCACCTGAAATCTCAGTCGATATTGGGCAAACGTCTGCAAGTTCGTCGGCTCATCACTCACAATTGTCCAATTCTCGCTGCTGAGTTTGTCGTGGGCAAAGGCAAGGTAAACATTGTCGTAGGGCTTTGTTCTACCCACCGACACTGCAGGCGTAAAGTAAGCTTGTCCTGGTTGCAATTGAACCGACGATACCTGGCGCCACTGCCCTTGGTGCTGAAATTGGAAGGAGCGTTTGATGCGGATGCGGAAATGCCAACCCAGATTCTCCCGGAGGTATTTCATCAACTTGCCATCGGCAAACCCTCGGTCTGCCAAAAGGACAATCGCGACACCTTCGGGCATCAGCCGTTGCGCTTGCCGCAGTACCCGTTGAATCGTCCACAACCTGACGGTGCTGCTTGATTGCGCCACCACTTTCCAAGCGACCGGAACCGTTCTTCCTCGGTACACCACTGCGACCCAGACGATGCAGAAACAATTCCATACGACCGTTGTATCGAGGCTTAAGTAGAGTCGTTGGGTCTGCCAGTTGGACAGAGCCTGCCCAATCAGCGCATGATGAGCGGACGCGACATTGATCCGCCGATTCGACAACCAGCGGCGAAACCGGCGTTGGTGGGATTGAGCCATTTGAGCGCGACTCCTCACATACACCCCAAATCCATTGAGATGAACGTTTTGGCTTCCAATCATGCCAATGATCATCCAGCACAGTGTTTGCAGATGGCGAGCATCCTGCCACTGAATGTCGCATTGACGCAGAAAATCATTCAACGCATCATAAAGACGGGAAGTCGGTGACATTGATTTGACTGGTTTGTGTGGTTACTTCTCAGCCTAAATCATGCTCTGCTTCCCGCATGGCTTTCGTTCCAGCTTTAACCTGTTTTGTCAGTCAAGCAGGGGCGATCGCCCAGCCCCACTTTCTCTGCACTCTATCAGGAGCTTTTTGAAGCCCACAAAGCTGATTTCCAGGTAGAAGATGAAGACGTTTATCGCCACAAGCGACAGGTGCTTCCCGGAGATCACACGCGCAAGCTGCAACCGGAAACGATTGCGGTTCTAAACGAGAAATTCGCAGAGGTTCTCAACGCCTTGAGATGAGATACGAACCAGTTGCGAATTCACAAATCCGTTAGGAGCGCCGTATCAGCTACGAACTTAGGACTGACGCAGTGGGACAATTTCTCGCGGGCTGCGCCTGAGAGAAATTGTCCAAAACCCAGAAAACCGATCGCAGTGCATCAGCCCTGGAACTATTCCAACTCTACCGACACAGGCGGGGCTGCAGAATCGGCGGGCTGGGCCGGGCTGCTGGAGTCGCGCATGAGTTGGGCGATCGCCCCGATGAGTTGACTCAGCTTGCCTTCGTCCAGCAGCGTGTTAATCAGCGACAGCCCGCTGGTAGACAGCAAGAGTTGGCTCACGTCGGGGCTTTTGCCGTTGCCGTTGCTGCCTGCGCCAGGGAAGGCGTAGATGCGGGCATCGCCCAAAACACCCGGCTGCGGAGCCAGCGCTTTGACAATTTCTGGCAGCTTTTCGGAGAGTTCTGGCCAGAGCGTGACCAGCGTTTGCGCCGTCAGGTTGGGCGTGCTGATCAGGTTGCGGGCGGTGAGTTCTGCTTGCAAGCCTTCGGCTTCGGCCAGCAGCTTGTCGCGCTGGGCGGCGGCCAGGGTGCGGATGGATTCGGCCTCTAGCTCTGCCGCCTGACGAGCGATTTCTGCCTGACGACGACGGCGGAACACGTCGATTTCCACCACGTTTTGTTCTGAAATGCGCTTTTCTTGGGCGGCGCGTTCAGCCGCGATGACGGCCAACTGGCGCTGCCGTTCGGCGACTTCCAGTTCGGTTGCAGTGGTTACGCCTGCTTCGGCACGGGCCCGCTCTGCGTCGGCCTCTAGGCTTTCCTTGCGCTTGGTGGCAATGGCGATCGCCGCATCCTCCTGGGCAATCCGCGCCAGCCGCTCGGACTCTGCCACCTGCACCTGCGCCTCCAGCCGCTGCGATTCCACCGTTTTTTGGCGGGTGATTTCTGCCAGGGCTGCCTCCTGCTGCTGCAACGCCTGAGCCACTTTCAGCTTTTTCTGCTGTTCCTCCAGAGCAATGTCCGCCTGGATTTGGCTCTGCTGCACGCCCAACTGCTTGCGGATTTGCTCCTCTTCCACCGTTTTTTCCTGGAGGATCTTGGCCCGCTGGGTGGCAGCCAGTTCTTTCACCTTGGCTTCTTCAATTTCTCGCTCCCGCTGTGCCTTCAGGCTTTCTACCTGCAACTGCTGCTCCAGCCGAGCAGTTTCTTTTTCTTGCAAAATTTGGAGCGATCGCTTCTCAGCATCCAGTTCTTTTTGCTCGATGGCGACCTGCGTAGCCAGTTCCACTTCCCGCTTTTGCTGAATGGATTTTTGAATCGTCTCCGTCCGCAGCCGCACGCCCTGCGCGTCAAAGAAGTTGTTGGTGTCGTAAGTGTCGCTTTCCTGAATTTCTGATACGGCAATGTTGTTCAGCGTTAGCCCAACTTTCGCCAGGTCGGGCTGCATCAGGTTTAACACTTCCTGGGCAAAGCCCAGCTTGTCGGAGTCGATTTCTGCCAGACTCTTTGTTTTTGCAGCGGCCCGAATCGCGTCATCTGCCCGCTTTTCCAGCGCGTTTTTGATGTCCTCTGGCGTAATCTTGTTGCCCTGAGATAGCCGC
The Thermoleptolyngbya sichuanensis A183 DNA segment above includes these coding regions:
- a CDS encoding transposase, with the protein product MSPTSRLYDALNDFLRQCDIQWQDARHLQTLCWMIIGMIGSQNVHLNGFGVYVRSRAQMAQSHQRRFRRWLSNRRINVASAHHALIGQALSNWQTQRLYLSLDTTVVWNCFCIVWVAVVYRGRTVPVAWKVVAQSSSTVRLWTIQRVLRQAQRLMPEGVAIVLLADRGFADGKLMKYLRENLGWHFRIRIKRSFQFQHQGQWRQVSSVQLQPGQAYFTPAVSVGRTKPYDNVYLAFAHDKLSSENWTIVSDEPTNLQTFAQYRLRFQVEESFLDLKSNGFNLEASRLRDKVALSQLCGVIALTMLFLVLQGVQVVASGKRRQVDAHWKRGMSYLKLGWNWIRLAITHQWKIHVYQFLSCSPDPQPAIASRRQHDDSLKREFTVLSRIPAS
- a CDS encoding flotillin domain-containing protein, producing the protein MLFWLTFIQSLPTVPVYELDEFQARDAEYSEIVAIAPLDTALVPTRLAQFPVSGLLVFPALIGSLVLLLLVAVFAYTRVYKITPNNEAFVRTGGVFFKRKTVILNGGCVVLPGFHELTRVPLREISIDVERAGKLAVRTKDYLRADMRATFYVCITASEEDVLTAAARLSQGNKITPEDIKNALEKRADDAIRAAAKTKSLAEIDSDKLGFAQEVLNLMQPDLAKVGLTLNNIAVSEIQESDTYDTNNFFDAQGVRLRTETIQKSIQQKREVELATQVAIEQKELDAEKRSLQILQEKETARLEQQLQVESLKAQREREIEEAKVKELAATQRAKILQEKTVEEEQIRKQLGVQQSQIQADIALEEQQKKLKVAQALQQQEAALAEITRQKTVESQRLEAQVQVAESERLARIAQEDAAIAIATKRKESLEADAERARAEAGVTTATELEVAERQRQLAVIAAERAAQEKRISEQNVVEIDVFRRRRQAEIARQAAELEAESIRTLAAAQRDKLLAEAEGLQAELTARNLISTPNLTAQTLVTLWPELSEKLPEIVKALAPQPGVLGDARIYAFPGAGSNGNGKSPDVSQLLLSTSGLSLINTLLDEGKLSQLIGAIAQLMRDSSSPAQPADSAAPPVSVELE
- a CDS encoding sulfotransferase domain-containing protein, whose amino-acid sequence is MTSSADRPILIYTVHKAASMFLHRLTRQIARDLEMEYFSINNKAAGYQEVKELSWNGFIQKYLSQAEKRACFGPIRSLEAMPSIPEGIEDFSVILHLRDPRDVLVSSFFSNAFSHPVNPVIFNPDEAARREWIERGIDAFVIERSPVVIDRYNCLIANLLGRENVLFLKYEDMVLNYQEWLAKFLSVFIAPEPNIPTETQPKGLLALLEKLPLVQREGRSPA